In Cydia splendana unplaced genomic scaffold, ilCydSple1.2 scaffold_10_ctg1A, whole genome shotgun sequence, the sequence AGCTGGTTCTCATAAAAAAGGAAGGACGCCCGGCAGATTCTCCATCTGCCTACCGCCCAATAGTGCTGCTTGATGAAATTGCGAAGCTCCTGGAGCGCATAATAGCCAGCCGTCTCATCAAGCACCTCGCTCGTGTCGGACCTGATGTGGCAGATTGCCAGTTTGGTTTCCGCAGCGGCCGTTCAACAGTGGGCGCCATTCAGCGTGTTAAGGCTCTCGCTGACGAGGCGGTGTCCCGAGGCGAGGTAGTCTTGGCAGTGTCCCTGGACATTGCCAATGCCTTTAACTCGTTGCCTTGGGGCTGCATTAAAGAGGCGCTGCGGTACCACCAGGTATCAGAATAGCCAGCGGCAAATGCCAAGAGGAACAGGTGACGGTTGGAACAATAAGAATGACACGTAGTGGGTCCGGCTCAGTCATCGTACGCTGCCCGCTAACAGTGGCTAAAGTGATCGTTACGGCGGGACGCATTATGCTCGGGTGGTCAGCGGCACGTGTGGAGGCTATGGAACAGCTACCCTTACGCTGTTACCGCTGCATGGGGACGGGACATACGAGGCCCTTGTGCCCGTCTCTAGTGGATAGAGGCAGCTGGTGCTATAGATGCAGCAAACCAGGCCACAAGAGCAAAGACTGCACCGTGACGGCCCCCTGGTGTGCCGTATGCCACCACGCTGGACTAAAGGCGGGACATGTGATGGGCGGACAAGCTTGCACCCCACCACCAGTTAGAGGGAAGGAGGCCTGCACTGCCGGTCCCATGGCTGCCGCCGCAGCCGCCCTACCGAATGAACCTGAAAATCGGACGGAACGACAGCTTATGGAACATTAATGCCTCTAATACAAGATGCTGAGGTACTCCAATGTAACGTAAACCACTCCGCTCGTGCACATTGGTCGCGAGCCTACCCCAGCCTGCCATCAATGTGGTGAGACAGATGACACGGCCCAGCACACCCTCGAGGTGTGCAATCACTGGGTCGTGGAGCGTAGTGCGCTGGCGGTAACCATTAGGACGGATGATCTCTCGCTGCACAGCGTCGTGG encodes:
- the LOC134805429 gene encoding uncharacterized protein LOC134805429 — protein: MTRSGSGSVIVRCPLTVAKVIVTAGRIMLGWSAARVEAMEQLPLRCYRCMGTGHTRPLCPSLVDRGSWCYRCSKPGHKSKDCTVTAPWCAVCHHAGLKAGHVMGGQACTPPPVRGKEACTAGPMAAAAAALPNEPENRTERQLMEH